The following coding sequences lie in one Halomonas sp. 'Soap Lake #6' genomic window:
- a CDS encoding sigma-54-dependent transcriptional regulator: protein MTHQEHLLPLLVVEDDAAIRELLEEELNDAGYDTLGVPSAEEAIALLSHTSVAMMITDVRLPGMTGIQLLQQLRQSGSELGIIVITAFGTIDQAVEALKLGADDFLTKPLDLDAIREAVFRVLERQRLSLTQGDTELSHFHGIAGKSHVMQSLFHDASRLAKSDAPILILGESGTGKELLARAIHKESPRHDAPFVPVNCASIPADLMESEFFGHVKGAFTGANEARKGLFHSAQGGSLFLDEIGEMPINLQAKLLRALQEKTVRPVGGEREEPVDVRIIAATHRNLEKEIEQENFRSDLFYRLETFSLRIPPLRERGSDIELLVFTLIDKLAEAQGKQIEQIEPEALNSLLNYTYPGNVRELENAIMRAVTLSEEGLLQHQDLPERLRDQANQDSSSEITPTLSGEVLPGASQVPAPAPTRWPSLEEVEKRYIRKVLEATGGNKRRTAEVLGIARRTLYRRLEDDSEQT from the coding sequence GTGACCCATCAGGAACACCTTTTACCTTTATTGGTGGTGGAAGATGACGCCGCTATACGTGAGCTCTTGGAAGAAGAGCTCAATGACGCGGGCTATGACACATTAGGCGTCCCCAGTGCAGAGGAGGCCATTGCGCTGCTTAGCCATACCTCCGTCGCGATGATGATTACCGATGTCCGCTTACCAGGTATGACCGGCATTCAACTCCTGCAACAGCTGCGCCAAAGCGGTAGCGAGCTAGGTATTATTGTGATCACTGCGTTCGGCACGATTGATCAGGCAGTAGAGGCTCTTAAACTTGGGGCAGATGATTTTCTCACTAAACCTCTCGATTTAGACGCTATACGCGAAGCAGTATTTCGCGTGCTAGAACGTCAGCGTTTGTCGCTTACCCAAGGAGATACCGAGCTAAGCCACTTTCACGGTATAGCAGGCAAAAGCCACGTCATGCAGTCACTATTTCATGACGCATCGCGGCTGGCGAAAAGTGATGCCCCCATTCTCATTTTAGGAGAAAGCGGTACAGGTAAGGAGCTATTAGCTCGCGCCATTCACAAAGAGAGCCCGCGCCACGACGCCCCTTTTGTGCCTGTTAACTGTGCCAGCATTCCGGCCGACTTAATGGAAAGTGAGTTTTTCGGCCATGTTAAAGGTGCATTTACCGGCGCTAACGAGGCACGTAAAGGGCTTTTTCACAGCGCGCAAGGTGGCAGCCTATTTTTAGATGAAATTGGCGAAATGCCGATAAACCTACAAGCCAAACTGCTACGCGCACTACAAGAGAAAACCGTGCGCCCAGTGGGCGGCGAGCGTGAAGAGCCAGTAGATGTCCGCATCATTGCAGCTACCCATCGCAACCTGGAAAAAGAGATTGAACAGGAGAATTTCCGCAGCGATTTATTCTATCGCCTGGAGACCTTTTCACTGCGTATTCCCCCATTACGGGAGCGCGGTAGTGACATCGAACTATTGGTGTTTACACTGATCGACAAACTTGCGGAAGCGCAAGGTAAGCAAATTGAGCAAATTGAGCCTGAGGCGCTCAACAGCCTTTTAAATTACACCTACCCAGGCAACGTACGCGAGCTTGAAAATGCCATCATGCGTGCCGTGACACTAAGCGAAGAAGGCCTTTTACAGCACCAGGATCTACCGGAACGGCTACGAGATCAGGCTAACCAAGATTCAAGCAGTGAAATAACACCAACGCTCAGCGGAGAAGTACTGCCTGGCGCATCTCAAGTGCCCGCTCCTGCGCCTACTCGCTGGCCAAGTCTTGAAGAGGTAGAAAAACGCTATATACGCAAAGTGCTGGAAGCGACCGGAGGCAACAAGCGCCGCACGGCCGAAGTATTAGGTATCGCACGTCGCACTTTGTACCGTCGGTTAGAAGATGACAGTGAACAGACTTAA
- a CDS encoding BCCT family transporter: MDNPDSKRSPEEPASEGIPAPEGAANLIDTDYVIGQDNITTSTMGVNLDLHGKVFTISSIVVLLFVILTLALQDTIAPVYSAIFGFLTGNLSWFFILAANIFVILCLGLIVSPLGKIRIGGADAKPDFTYVGWFSMLFAAGMGIGLMFFGVNEPLTHFGTSLDGGSWAPLAGAEGDTAGAAALGMAATIFHWGLHPWAIYAVVALSLALFSFNKGLPLSMRSVFYPILGERVWGWPGHVIDILAVFATLFGLATSLGLGATQAAAGLSYLFGAPESDITMILLIIGITIIAIGSIIAGVDKGVQLLSKINIAMAALLLFFVIAVGPTLLIATGFFENLINYAVHLPALSNPFGREDANFSQGWTAFYWAWWISWSPYVGMFIARVSRGRTVREFLISVLLVPSLVSVLWMTTFGGTAIDQYVSQGIEAVRDAGVDLQLFIMLEQLPLSQITSFVAILLVVIFFVTSSDSGSLVIDSITAGGKVDAPIPQRVFWAIIEGAIAIALLLGGGLTALQTMAVSTGFPFTIILLVACYAIIKGLMSEPKPA; this comes from the coding sequence GTGGATAATCCTGATTCTAAACGCTCCCCTGAAGAACCAGCATCAGAGGGCATACCGGCCCCTGAGGGCGCAGCGAATCTTATCGATACCGATTACGTGATTGGCCAAGACAACATCACTACCAGCACCATGGGGGTAAACCTTGATCTACACGGCAAGGTATTTACCATCTCGTCAATCGTAGTGCTGCTGTTTGTCATTCTTACGCTTGCCTTACAGGACACTATCGCGCCGGTTTATAGCGCTATTTTCGGTTTTTTAACCGGTAATTTGTCGTGGTTCTTTATTCTGGCCGCCAATATTTTCGTTATTCTTTGTCTTGGGTTGATTGTCTCTCCGCTGGGTAAAATCCGCATAGGTGGCGCTGACGCTAAGCCTGACTTTACCTATGTAGGCTGGTTTTCAATGCTGTTTGCCGCTGGCATGGGCATTGGCTTGATGTTTTTTGGCGTCAACGAACCACTAACTCACTTTGGTACGTCACTCGATGGCGGAAGCTGGGCACCGCTAGCGGGCGCTGAAGGTGATACTGCAGGCGCCGCTGCATTAGGCATGGCTGCAACGATCTTCCACTGGGGCCTACACCCCTGGGCAATTTATGCGGTGGTCGCACTTTCACTGGCCTTGTTCTCGTTTAACAAAGGTCTCCCCCTTTCAATGCGTTCGGTGTTCTACCCCATACTGGGTGAACGCGTATGGGGATGGCCAGGCCACGTGATTGATATATTGGCTGTCTTTGCCACACTGTTTGGTTTGGCGACGTCTCTTGGCCTGGGTGCAACGCAAGCAGCAGCAGGCTTAAGCTACTTGTTCGGCGCACCAGAAAGCGATATCACAATGATCCTGCTGATCATTGGCATCACCATCATCGCCATTGGTTCGATCATAGCTGGGGTGGATAAAGGCGTTCAGTTGCTATCAAAGATCAATATTGCGATGGCAGCACTGCTACTGTTTTTCGTTATCGCCGTTGGCCCAACACTGCTAATTGCTACCGGCTTCTTTGAAAACTTGATTAACTATGCTGTGCACTTGCCTGCCCTCTCTAATCCGTTTGGTCGTGAAGATGCTAACTTCAGCCAGGGCTGGACTGCCTTCTACTGGGCATGGTGGATTTCCTGGTCTCCGTATGTCGGTATGTTTATTGCCCGGGTTTCACGTGGGCGCACTGTTCGGGAGTTTCTGATCTCTGTATTGCTGGTACCTTCCCTTGTATCGGTACTATGGATGACGACGTTTGGCGGCACCGCCATTGACCAGTACGTTAGCCAAGGTATTGAGGCAGTACGCGATGCGGGCGTTGATTTACAGCTGTTTATCATGCTTGAACAGCTACCACTGTCGCAAATCACTTCATTCGTAGCGATTCTGTTGGTGGTGATATTCTTTGTCACCTCGTCGGATTCAGGCTCGCTGGTTATCGATTCGATCACTGCTGGCGGTAAGGTTGATGCGCCGATACCGCAACGGGTATTTTGGGCGATTATTGAAGGAGCTATCGCGATTGCGCTGCTACTTGGCGGTGGCTTAACCGCACTGCAAACCATGGCAGTCTCCACTGGTTTCCCGTTCACCATTATTTTGTTGGTGGCATGCTATGCCATTATCAAAGGCCTGATGAGCGAACCCAAACCCGCATAA
- a CDS encoding 3'-5' exonuclease yields MRGIRPRQRITQANWSGYLKARAQHAQDDALKQFFEASLPSPETPISQVPMVALDMETTGLDERRHSIVSVGVVPFSLDRIKLAERRYWVVKPSRSLDEESIAYHHITHSEIATAPDLDAVLDELLKAIAGRVVVVHFRNIERPFFDAAVKARRGEGVLFPMIDTMSLEARMHRQTLWARFRRWLGRPPVSIRLNASRARYGLPTYQGHHALVDALATAELLQAQISYHYAPETPLKDIWC; encoded by the coding sequence ATGAGGGGAATACGACCACGTCAGCGTATAACTCAGGCGAATTGGTCTGGTTATCTGAAAGCCCGGGCACAGCATGCTCAAGATGATGCTCTCAAACAGTTTTTTGAGGCATCATTGCCTAGTCCTGAGACGCCAATATCTCAGGTGCCAATGGTGGCTCTGGATATGGAAACCACTGGGCTTGATGAACGTCGCCATAGTATTGTCAGTGTGGGTGTAGTGCCATTCTCATTAGATCGCATCAAGCTAGCCGAGCGCCGTTATTGGGTGGTTAAGCCCTCTAGGTCACTTGATGAAGAATCCATCGCTTATCACCATATCACCCATTCAGAAATTGCCACTGCACCAGATTTAGACGCTGTGCTGGATGAGCTGTTAAAGGCAATAGCAGGGCGTGTGGTGGTGGTGCATTTTCGTAATATTGAGCGCCCATTTTTTGATGCAGCAGTGAAAGCCAGGCGTGGGGAGGGGGTGCTGTTTCCGATGATCGATACTATGTCGTTAGAAGCTAGGATGCATCGGCAAACACTTTGGGCCCGCTTTCGTCGTTGGTTGGGAAGGCCACCCGTTTCTATTCGTTTAAATGCTAGCCGTGCAAGGTATGGGTTACCTACTTATCAAGGTCATCATGCCTTAGTGGATGCGCTTGCCACCGCTGAGCTGCTGCAAGCACAAATTTCCTATCACTACGCACCGGAAACGCCGCTGAAAGACATCTGGTGTTGA
- a CDS encoding DUF294 nucleotidyltransferase-like domain-containing protein encodes MDIELLEIRQHMGQFPPFDGLSDELLDAIAEQTEVRYFKAGSDILTINQTLNELCFIRSGAVEVYRRRGELYNRLGEGDIFGHFSLLRNQKVRFPAKAIEDTLIYYISGAVFQRLCEEDDDFADFVELERPRLETVAEQQKKSNDMMVTRIRKLVTRYPVMVEATTSVQEAAKQVSEAQASAVLVINKGSDNPRYSFQDSEGKTWQMCGILTDSDFRTRIVAEGLSPQTPIGDVISERLITVQADASIYEAMLTMLRSNVHHLPVLYRQRPVGVVHLSDIIRYETHSGLYLVSNIFNQSSAQGLAKLAPDVRAAFVRMVQEGANSQMVGSALSTIGRSFARRLLEMAEAELGPPPVPYCFMVNGSMARNEQSIVTDQDNALILSDDFNPEQHDDYFYALAKIVSDGLDACGYTYCKGDVMATNRQWRQPLKVWKRYFADWMANPTPEKLLHSSIFFDLDSIYGEDHFVETLQDLIAETAPKSPLFLAAMARNALNRTPPLGFFRTFVMEKDGKHNNSINLKRRGTAPMVDLIRVHALACGSKAQSSFQRLDAISNTQLLATGVSDKLSYALEFLCMSRIRHQMIDLQEDREPDNNIEPENVADSERHTLKDAFQVLNNAQKFLKFRYPVPAQRPGARR; translated from the coding sequence ATGGATATTGAACTGTTAGAAATACGTCAACACATGGGGCAGTTTCCCCCGTTTGATGGACTTTCAGATGAGCTTCTAGATGCCATTGCTGAACAGACGGAGGTGCGCTATTTCAAAGCGGGTAGCGATATTCTGACGATTAATCAAACACTTAACGAACTATGTTTTATTCGCAGTGGCGCTGTGGAGGTCTATCGCCGTCGAGGAGAGCTTTATAATCGTTTAGGTGAGGGCGATATTTTTGGGCACTTCAGTCTATTGCGAAACCAAAAAGTACGCTTTCCTGCCAAGGCTATTGAAGACACTCTGATTTACTATATTTCAGGCGCAGTCTTTCAGCGGTTATGTGAAGAGGATGATGATTTTGCCGATTTTGTTGAGTTGGAACGGCCCCGCTTAGAAACCGTTGCTGAGCAACAGAAAAAATCCAACGATATGATGGTCACGCGAATACGGAAATTGGTGACGCGTTATCCAGTGATGGTCGAGGCAACCACCAGCGTGCAGGAAGCCGCTAAGCAGGTATCTGAAGCCCAGGCCTCTGCTGTATTAGTGATCAATAAAGGAAGTGACAACCCTCGTTACAGCTTTCAGGATAGCGAAGGTAAAACTTGGCAAATGTGCGGCATTCTTACCGATAGTGACTTTCGCACTCGCATCGTCGCTGAGGGCTTATCGCCGCAAACGCCGATTGGCGATGTGATCTCCGAGCGCCTCATTACTGTTCAGGCGGATGCCTCAATATACGAAGCCATGCTGACGATGCTGCGCAGTAATGTGCATCATTTGCCGGTGCTTTACCGCCAACGCCCTGTTGGTGTCGTCCACCTATCCGACATCATTCGTTACGAGACCCATAGCGGCCTCTATTTAGTGAGCAATATTTTTAATCAGTCGAGCGCTCAAGGGTTGGCCAAGCTGGCGCCTGACGTACGCGCAGCTTTTGTGCGCATGGTACAGGAAGGCGCTAATTCTCAGATGGTGGGTAGTGCGCTTTCGACCATCGGCCGCAGTTTTGCACGACGACTGTTGGAGATGGCCGAAGCGGAGCTGGGTCCACCCCCCGTGCCTTACTGCTTCATGGTGAATGGCTCCATGGCGCGCAATGAACAGAGTATTGTGACTGACCAGGATAATGCGCTGATTCTGTCTGATGACTTTAACCCTGAGCAGCACGACGACTATTTTTATGCGTTGGCGAAAATTGTCAGCGATGGGTTAGATGCCTGCGGTTACACCTACTGTAAGGGTGATGTGATGGCGACCAATCGCCAATGGAGGCAGCCGCTGAAGGTTTGGAAACGCTACTTCGCTGATTGGATGGCTAATCCAACACCAGAAAAATTATTACATAGCTCGATTTTCTTCGATTTAGACAGTATTTATGGAGAGGATCACTTTGTTGAAACGTTGCAGGATCTAATCGCCGAGACGGCACCAAAATCGCCGCTATTTTTAGCGGCTATGGCCCGCAACGCACTAAATCGTACTCCGCCGCTTGGCTTTTTCCGCACCTTTGTGATGGAAAAAGATGGTAAGCACAATAACTCCATTAATTTAAAGCGGCGCGGTACTGCACCTATGGTAGATCTGATCCGCGTGCATGCACTGGCCTGCGGCTCAAAAGCACAGAGCTCCTTTCAACGTCTGGACGCCATTAGTAATACTCAATTATTGGCCACCGGTGTTAGCGATAAGCTTAGCTATGCGCTTGAGTTTTTATGTATGTCGCGGATTCGCCACCAAATGATCGACCTTCAAGAGGATCGAGAACCAGATAATAATATTGAGCCAGAAAATGTTGCTGACAGTGAGCGCCATACCCTTAAAGATGCATTCCAGGTATTAAACAATGCACAAAAGTTTTTGAAATTCCGCTATCCGGTGCCTGCTCAGCGCCCAGGAGCGAGGCGTTAG
- a CDS encoding DUF4168 domain-containing protein: MQRMTALFSAALLATGLLAGTAHAQQAQDPAQDPMATQQAPAQDFSDQQLQQFADASQEIAVISQEYTQRLQEAEGEADQQEVRAEANDRMIEIVEDSGLDVDTFNAIGQSIQQDPEMMQRVQEMANQS; the protein is encoded by the coding sequence ATGCAACGTATGACTGCTCTGTTTTCTGCTGCTCTTCTCGCTACTGGTCTGTTAGCAGGCACTGCCCACGCGCAGCAAGCTCAAGACCCGGCACAAGACCCGATGGCTACTCAGCAAGCCCCGGCTCAAGATTTTTCTGATCAGCAGCTTCAGCAGTTCGCCGATGCCTCTCAAGAAATCGCCGTGATCTCGCAAGAGTACACACAGCGTCTGCAGGAAGCAGAGGGTGAAGCTGACCAACAGGAAGTTCGGGCTGAAGCTAATGACCGTATGATTGAAATCGTCGAAGATAGCGGCCTAGATGTCGATACCTTTAATGCGATCGGCCAGTCCATCCAGCAAGATCCGGAAATGATGCAACGCGTTCAAGAAATGGCTAACCAGTCATAA
- a CDS encoding DMT family transporter, which yields MRAHQVSDKKISSLGLTAMPGVFVLLWSTGFIGAKFGLPYAEPFTFLFIRFVLTLLALIPLVGLMRIAWPSSLRLWGHIGISGLLVHGTYLGGVFYAIYLGMPAGLAALLVGLQPLLTAACAGPLLGERLTSRQWLGLLLGLIGISLVLGSKLDMGNSLFEGFGIGALLSVIAALLGISLGTLYQKRYCTSMPLLSGAVIQYIAAGSLLGVGALLFETREVQWSTTFILTLGWLVLILSIAAILLLMALIKKGEASRVASLFYLVPPVTALQAWWLFDERLPLLGLAGMVVAIMGVIMVVRRPRKAAY from the coding sequence ATGCGCGCTCATCAGGTATCAGATAAAAAAATTTCCTCCTTAGGGCTAACAGCGATGCCTGGGGTATTTGTTCTGCTCTGGAGTACCGGTTTTATTGGCGCAAAATTTGGCCTTCCCTATGCTGAACCTTTCACTTTTTTATTCATACGGTTCGTTCTGACCCTACTCGCGCTAATCCCCCTGGTAGGGTTAATGCGTATCGCTTGGCCTTCTTCCCTCAGGTTATGGGGGCATATCGGCATATCTGGTTTACTAGTGCATGGCACTTACCTTGGTGGTGTCTTCTATGCCATTTACCTAGGTATGCCAGCAGGGCTAGCAGCGCTTCTGGTTGGCTTACAGCCGTTGTTAACTGCTGCCTGTGCGGGACCATTGCTAGGCGAACGCTTAACCTCTCGCCAATGGCTAGGGCTTTTGCTCGGGCTAATAGGGATTAGCCTGGTGCTTGGCAGCAAGCTTGATATGGGCAACTCACTATTCGAAGGGTTTGGCATTGGTGCGCTATTAAGCGTTATTGCAGCCCTGCTCGGCATTTCGCTCGGAACTCTTTATCAAAAACGTTACTGCACCAGCATGCCCCTGCTTTCCGGGGCGGTGATTCAATATATCGCCGCAGGCTCGTTGTTAGGTGTCGGTGCACTCCTGTTTGAGACGCGGGAAGTACAATGGAGTACAACGTTTATCCTCACATTAGGCTGGCTTGTACTGATTCTTTCGATTGCGGCTATTTTGTTACTGATGGCCTTGATAAAAAAAGGCGAAGCTTCAAGAGTGGCCAGCCTCTTTTACCTTGTGCCGCCGGTCACTGCGCTACAGGCATGGTGGCTCTTTGACGAGCGCCTGCCACTGCTCGGGTTAGCGGGGATGGTCGTTGCCATTATGGGTGTCATTATGGTGGTACGGCGCCCCCGTAAAGCGGCCTATTGA
- the mtgA gene encoding monofunctional biosynthetic peptidoglycan transglycosylase yields the protein MLNRALRRFLRLLWRLVWRGALLFVVLSVALVLLFRFVPPPGSMVMVERKIQSWINSEPIEIKRQWRSWDNLSSNAKLAVIAAEDQRFPAHRGFDLVEMQRAWQASRDGARLRGASTLSQQTAKNVFLWSGRSWARKGLEAWFTLLIETFWSKQRILEVYLNVAEWDTGVFGLEAAADHYFGASGSALTERQASLLAAILPSPRTRSASRPDAQVERRGQWIRQQMRNLGGVSYLQRL from the coding sequence ATGCTCAATCGCGCACTGCGCCGTTTTCTTCGCCTTTTATGGCGTCTTGTTTGGCGTGGTGCGCTGCTTTTTGTGGTGCTCTCAGTTGCTTTAGTCCTGCTCTTTCGCTTTGTGCCGCCCCCAGGCTCCATGGTGATGGTAGAGCGTAAAATACAAAGCTGGATAAATAGCGAACCCATTGAAATAAAACGCCAATGGCGTAGCTGGGATAATTTATCCAGTAACGCCAAGTTGGCGGTGATTGCCGCTGAAGACCAGCGCTTTCCTGCCCATCGGGGGTTCGATTTAGTCGAAATGCAGCGCGCCTGGCAAGCCAGCCGTGATGGTGCGCGTCTACGCGGGGCCAGCACGCTAAGCCAACAGACCGCGAAGAACGTTTTTTTATGGAGTGGTCGCAGCTGGGCTCGTAAAGGGCTTGAAGCGTGGTTTACGCTGCTGATTGAAACGTTCTGGAGCAAGCAGCGTATTTTAGAGGTTTACTTGAATGTAGCTGAGTGGGACACCGGTGTGTTTGGGCTGGAAGCGGCTGCCGATCACTATTTTGGTGCTTCAGGCAGTGCGTTAACCGAGCGTCAAGCAAGCTTGCTAGCAGCTATTCTGCCTAGCCCCCGTACCCGCAGCGCATCTCGGCCAGATGCCCAGGTTGAGCGGCGTGGCCAGTGGATTCGTCAGCAAATGCGCAACTTAGGCGGCGTCAGCTATTTGCAGCGTTTGTAA
- the fghA gene encoding S-formylglutathione hydrolase, which translates to MSMSETLELVSANRSCGGWHKRYRHYSRALDCDMVFAVYLPPQAENERVPLLWWLSGLTCNDENFMQKAGAHRIAAELGVAIVCPDTSPRGTDLPGEHDSYDLGSGAGFYVNATQTPWKSNYRMYDYVVEELPSVVRQHFPVNGRESISGHSMGGHGALILALRHPGRFRSVSAFAPIVNPMNCPWGKNAFTSYLGDDPSRWRQYDACELVANGASRQRLFIDQGDADQFLGEQLMPERLEAVCEEHDHPLTLRRQPGYDHSYFFIASFIEDHLRYHAEHLMKR; encoded by the coding sequence ATGAGCATGAGCGAAACTTTAGAACTGGTGTCGGCCAACCGCAGTTGTGGCGGCTGGCACAAGCGCTACCGCCACTACTCCCGGGCGCTGGACTGTGACATGGTGTTTGCTGTGTATTTGCCGCCCCAGGCAGAAAACGAGCGGGTGCCGCTGCTGTGGTGGTTGTCAGGTCTTACCTGTAACGACGAAAACTTTATGCAGAAGGCGGGTGCCCACCGTATTGCCGCAGAACTTGGTGTGGCGATTGTATGTCCTGATACCAGCCCACGTGGCACCGACCTGCCCGGTGAACACGACAGCTATGATCTTGGCTCTGGCGCTGGCTTCTATGTCAATGCTACCCAGACGCCGTGGAAATCCAACTACCGCATGTATGACTATGTGGTGGAAGAGCTTCCTTCTGTCGTACGGCAGCACTTTCCGGTTAATGGGCGTGAGTCGATCAGCGGCCACTCTATGGGAGGGCATGGCGCGTTAATTCTCGCCCTTCGTCACCCCGGCCGGTTCCGCTCTGTGTCCGCATTTGCCCCTATTGTTAACCCAATGAACTGCCCTTGGGGGAAAAATGCTTTCACTAGTTATCTGGGTGATGACCCGTCTCGCTGGCGTCAATACGATGCCTGTGAGCTGGTGGCAAATGGAGCTTCTCGCCAACGTCTGTTTATTGACCAGGGGGACGCTGACCAATTCTTGGGAGAGCAGCTGATGCCAGAACGTTTAGAGGCCGTTTGTGAAGAGCATGATCATCCACTCACACTGCGTCGTCAGCCAGGGTATGATCACAGCTACTTCTTTATCGCCTCGTTCATTGAGGACCACTTGCGCTATCATGCCGAGCATCTTATGAAGCGTTAA